The following coding sequences lie in one Salarias fasciatus chromosome 7 unlocalized genomic scaffold, fSalaFa1.1 super_scaffold_4, whole genome shotgun sequence genomic window:
- the LOC115383192 gene encoding cip1-interacting zinc finger protein isoform X1 — protein MFNPHIHQQQHHQQQQFHQHLRQLQQLFQQQPPPPPPPQPQPPPGHHIPHHHQTPRAMPVPPQTAPPPRMVNLCQATQTTIIAPNPMLQGAILMQQMQGNMRSFGMGGQQFRQFFAAGARSSLLGPVPMGMAMKSPMMGFPAARPFHPHARYYNSSATAAPAASAAAAPSVAPSVASSSSTSDSAARPPDRKRDSDQLAAGSADEQPAAASSTAEASDKTLTDGAVGAADEPTATPDERDEPAAKKQRTDGEDQSKEPCAPQPGAGPGAGRSLDVTATSTSLQSEDFPLEDGGLTEGTAEEEAGGGLAPSSSLVMDEDDPQAPPPAEDSPPASPDRPDEEGGAEDANKFYCYLCSITCHNQHNFRSHMNSIAHQQRMMEIQHMSNACLVTLLPRVQESLQGASRDGERKSDSKRLCPTCRTHFSGSTAEHRRTLEHKLASSANISSCAVCKKHFKTPQAFLEHLQSQEHRQKLQEKGCEAFSKLAALDTEGFSLEEDEAGSDAEGSGEGGRAAGRDVWSSLDEVTLNDLTGDEQHDPDTVYGSSFLVPVTGFICGLCNKFYHFESSALRTHCKSLQHFQNLQRYKALAGQKQEVVSCPGESLLAAVEPSADCPLELLEPDEDLAPAGHDTRRPEEEPRPPSLEDADQDLSLLQEGEELSFLEEAASSSQDADSDANAAAAAPEEEEEEEAEEAAPAAPGRRSSGGKARAPRRRSGRAANRR, from the exons ATGTTCAACCCGCacatccaccagcagcagcaccaccagcagcagcagttccacCAGCACCTCCGGCAGCTACAGCAGctcttccagcagcagcctccgcctcctcctccgccgcagCCTCAGCCGCCTCCGGGCCACCACATCCCCCATCACCACCAGACGCCCCG AGCGATGCCCGTCCCTCCTCAGACCGCCCCTCCGCCCAGGATGGTCAACCTGTGCCAGGCCACCCAGACCACCATCATCGCCCCCAACCCCATGCTGCAGGGCGCCATCCTGATGCAGCAGATGCAGG GGAACATGCGGAGCTTCGGGATGGGCGGCCAGCAGTTCAGGCAGTTCTTCGCGGCGGGCGCCCGGTCGTCCCTGCTGGGCCCCGTCCCCATGGGCATGGCCATGAAGTCCCCCATGATGGGTTTCCCGGCAGCCCGGCCGTTCCACCCGCACGCCCGCTACTACAACAGCAGCGCCACGGCAGCCCCCGCCgccagcgcggcggcggcgccctcTGTGGCGCCCTCCGTggcgtcctcgtcctccacctcg GACTCTGCCGCTCGCCCGCCTGACCGGAAGAGAGACAGCGATCAGCTGGCAGCAGGAAGTGCAGACGAGcagccggcggcggcgagcagcaCCGCCGAAGCGTCGGACAAAACCCTGACAG ATGGCGCCGTGGGGGCAGCGGACGAGCCCACTGCGACCCCAGACGAGCGAGACGAGCCGGCGGCGAAGAAGCAGAGGACAGAcgg GGAGGATCAGTCCAAGGAGCCGTGTGCGCCTCAGCCCGGCGCCGGGCCGGGCGCCGGCCGCTCCCTGGACGTGACCGCAACCAGCACCAGCCTCCAGTCTGAAG ACTTTCCTCTGGAGGACGGGGGGCTCACGGAGGGCACGGCTGAGGAAGAG GCTGGCGGCGGTCTGGCCCCGTCGTCGTCCCTCGTGATGGACGAGGACGACCCGCAGGCCCCTCCCCCCGCGGAGGACTCCCCCCCGGCCTCGCCGGACCGCCCGGACGAGGAGGGCGGAGCCGAGGACGCCAACAAGTTCTACTGCTACCTCTGCAGCATCACCTGCCACAACCAGCAC AACTTCAGGAGTCACATGAACAGCATCGCCCACCAGCAGAGGATGATGGAGATTCAGCACATGAGCAACGCCTGCCTGGTGACGCTGCTGCCGCGGGTTCAGGAGTCGCTGCAGGGCGCCAGCAGAGACgg agagaggaagtcGGACTCGAAGCGCCTGTGTCCGACGTGTCGCACGCACTTCTCCGGCAGCACGGCGGAGCACCGCCGCACCCTGGAGCACAAG CTCGCCAGCAGCGCCAACATCTCGTCCTGCGCCGTCTGCAAGAAGCACTTCAAGACGCCGCAGGCGTTCCTGGAGCACCTGCAGTCGCAGGAGCACAGGCAGAAG CTCCAGGAGAAAGGCTGCGAGGCCTTCAGCAAGCTGGCCGCTCTGGACACGGAGGGCTTCtcgctggaggaggacgaggcagGAAGTGACGCGGAGGGCAGCGGCGAGGGCGGCCGGGCGGCCGGACGG GACGTCTGGTCGTCCCTCGATGAAGTGACCCTGAACGACTTGACGGGCGACGAGCAGCACGACCCCGACACCGTCTACG GCTCCAGCTTCCTGGTCCCGGTCACCGGGTTCATCTGCGGACTCTGCAACAAGTTCTACCACTTCGAGTCGTCGGCGCTGCGAACCCACTGCAAGTCGCTGCAGCACTTCCAGAACCTGCAG CGGTACAAGGCGCTGGCGGggcagaagcaggaagtggtctCGTGTCCCGGAGAGTCTCTGCTCGCCGCGGTGGAACCGTCCGCCGACTGTccgctggagctgctggagccggaCGAGGACCTCGCCCCCGCTGGACACGATACCCGGAGACCGGAGGAGGAGCCCCGGCCGCCCTCGCTGGAGGACGCAGACCAGGACTTGAGCCTCCTCCAGGAGGGCGAGGAGCTCTCcttcctggaggaggcggcCAGCAGCTCGCAGGACGCCGACTCGGACgcgaacgccgccgccgccgcccccgaggaggaggaggaggaagaggcggaggaggcggcgcctGCCGCTccggggaggaggagcagcggcgggaAGGCCAGAGCGCCCAGACGCCGGTCGGGGCGCGCCGCCAACAGACGCTGA
- the surf2 gene encoding surfeit locus protein 2, producing the protein MDELPADLRAVLLNHPFLQLTDGKKIKCTLNGHEFPCNLSELQKFIQGKKYEKLSAAAEFNYSQYEPHIVPSTKQPNQLFCKLTLRHLNKQPHHVLRHVNGKRFKKALARYEECVKQGVNFVPARLKQKKPRDPTEEPERGRGSKQANGMWAPSSSDEEQSDSDDSMSDLYPPSMFTLKNPAEESSARGKDEEDDFQTDEDEDMEVEVKQEQQAAQKRKKAQGGGGFQKKFRNNRWKSGRKKPGKVQNGK; encoded by the exons ATGGACGAGCTTCCAGCGGACCTCAGAGCGGTTCTCCTCAACCACCCGTTTCTCCAGCTGACGGACGGGAAGAAG ATTAAATGCACCCTGAACGGCCATGAGTTTCCATGCAATCTGTCGGAGCTGCAGAAGTTCATCCAGGGGAAGAAATACGAGAAGCTGAGCGCTGCAGCCGAGTTCAACTACAGCCAGTATGAGCCACACATCGTGCCCAGCACCAAACAGCC CAACCAGCTGTTCTGCAAGCTGACGCTCAGACACCTGAACAAGCAGCCGCACCACGTCCTCCGACACGTCAACGGGAAGCGCTTCAAAAAAGCTCTCGCCAGAT AtgaagagtgtgtgaagcagggcGTCAACTTCGTTCCTGccagactgaaacagaaaaaaccCAGAGACCCCACGGAGGAGccggagagggggaggggctccAAACAGGCCAACGGCATGTGGGCGCCGTCATCCAGCGACGAGGAGCAGAGCGACTCCGACGACAGCATGAGCGACCTTTACCCCC CCTCCATGTTCACATTGAAAAACCCAGCAGAGGAAAGTTCAGCGAGAGGAAAGGATGAAGAAGACGACTTCCAGacggacgaggacgaggacatggaggtggaggtgaagcaggAGCAACAAGCGGCGCAGAAACGTAAAAAA gctCAGGGCGGCGGAGGCTTCCAGAAGAAGTTCAGGAACAACCGATGGAAATCGGGACGCAAGAAACCTGGAAAAGTGCAGAACGGAAAGTAG
- the bbln gene encoding bublin coiled-coil protein, whose translation MSGPNGDPNISIDDGIIEDEDEFEEEEYAAINSMLDQINSYLDDLEERNDALNGKLHDLMESNRQARLEFRAQLLQREEDDRPGDEDKDNNSSSSSPEKKDGGPKDEDLKGDGGSHRSEESA comes from the exons ATGTCCGGACCAAACGGAGATCCAAACATTTCTATTGATGATGGAATCATCGAAGACGAGGACGAGTTTGAAGAAGAAG AGTACGCAGCCATCAACTCCATGCTGGACCAGATCAACTCGTACCTGGAcgacctggaggagaggaacgACGCCCTGAACGGGAAACTGCACGACCTGATGGAGTCCAACCGGCAGGCCCGCCTGGAGTTCAgggctcagctgctgcagagggaggaggacgatCGGCCCGGGGACGAGGATAAGGACAACAACTCCTCCTCATCATCGCCTGAGAAGAAGGACGGGGGCCCGAAGGACGAGGACCTGAAGGGGGACGGGGGCTCACACAGGAGTGAGGAGAGTGCGTAG
- the LOC115383192 gene encoding surfeit locus protein 4 isoform X2, with translation MGQEDLMSTAEDVADQFLRVTKQYLPHLARLCLISTFLEDGIRMWFQWNEQRDYIEATWSCGYFLATCFVLLNLVGQLGGCVLILSRNFVQYACFGLFGIIALQTVAYSILWDLKFLMRNLALGGGLLLLLAESRSEGKSMFAGVPSMGESSPKQYMQLGGRVLLVLMFMTLLHFDASFFSILQNMVGTALIILVAIGFKTKLAALTLVVWLLAINVYFNAFWTIPAYKPMHDFLKYDFFQTTSVIGGLLLVVALGPGGVSMDEKKKEW, from the exons ATGGGGCAGGAGGATCTCATGAGCACCGCCGAAGACGTGGCGGACCAG TTCCTGCGGGTGACCAAGCAGTACCTGCCCCACCTGGCCCGCCTGTGCCTCATCAGCACCTTCCTGGAGGACGGGATCCGCATGTGGTTCCAGTGGAACGAGCAGAGGGACTACATCGAGGCCACCTGGAGCTGCGGCTACTTCCTGGCCACGTGCTTCGTGCTGCTGAACCTCGTGGGACAGCTGG GCGGCTGCGTCCTCATCCTCAGTAGAAACTTTGTACAGTATGCCTGCTTCGGATTATTTGGCATCATCGCGCTACAG ACGGTTGCGTACAGCATTTTATGGGATCTCAAATTTTTGATGAG GAACCTGGCCCTGGGGGGCggtctgctcctgctgctggccgAGTCCCGGTCCGAAGGGAAGAGCATGTTCGCCGGCGTTCCCTCCATGGGGGAGAGCTCGCCCAAGCAGTACATGCAGCTGGGCGGCCGAGTCCTGCTGGTGCTCATGTTCATGACCCTGCTGCACTTCGACGCCAGCTTCTTCTCC ATCCTGCAGAACATGGTGGGAACGGCGCTCATCATCCTGGTGGCCATCGGCTTCAAGACCAAGCTGGCGGCGCTGACCCTGGTGGTGTGGCTCCTGGCCATCAACGTCTACTTCAACGCCTTCTGGACCATCCCGGCCTACAAGCCCATGCACGACTTCCTCAAGTACGACTTCTTCCAGACCACCTCGGTGATCGGcggcctgctgctggtggtggccCTCGGCCCGGGCGGAGTGTCCATGGACGAGAAAAAGAAGGAGTGGTAG